A stretch of the Marinobacter sp. JH2 genome encodes the following:
- a CDS encoding acyl-CoA dehydrogenase family protein — protein sequence MALDQETLNQFVDSVRRYVRDRLVPLEMQVAEEDRIPEDVIDEMKEMGLFGLSIPEEFGGLGLSMSEEVAIIQEMGYTSPVFRSMFGTNVGIGSQGIIIDGTEEQKAEYLPKLASGELIGSFALTEADAGSDAGSVMTSARRDGDEYVINGSKRFITNAPRAGVFTVMARTGKKEEGGRGVSAFLVDATLPGISLGKPDKKMGQKGAHTCDVIFDNVRVPADAVIGGKEGQGFKTAMKVLDRGRLHISALSVGTAKRLIDESLAYANQRKQFGTEIAQFQLVQAMLADSQTEYYAGKCMVEETARSYDSGAAVSMNAASCKLYCTEMVGRVADRAVQVHGGAGYISEYCVERFYRDVRLFRLYEGTSQIQQLVIAKQMIRDLNGAA from the coding sequence ATGGCACTTGATCAAGAAACCCTGAATCAATTCGTTGATAGCGTTCGTCGGTATGTCCGAGATCGCCTCGTGCCACTTGAAATGCAGGTGGCTGAAGAAGACCGAATCCCCGAAGACGTTATCGACGAAATGAAGGAGATGGGACTCTTTGGGTTGTCCATTCCAGAAGAATTTGGCGGCCTTGGTCTGAGCATGTCTGAGGAAGTCGCTATTATTCAGGAAATGGGATACACCTCTCCCGTTTTCCGTTCCATGTTTGGAACGAATGTGGGGATCGGCTCACAAGGCATCATCATTGATGGCACCGAGGAACAGAAAGCAGAATACCTGCCCAAGCTGGCCAGTGGCGAGCTGATTGGCTCCTTTGCGCTGACCGAAGCCGATGCCGGTTCCGACGCGGGGTCGGTGATGACCTCGGCACGCCGCGACGGGGACGAGTACGTGATTAACGGCAGCAAACGCTTCATCACGAATGCTCCAAGGGCAGGGGTCTTTACGGTGATGGCCCGAACAGGTAAGAAAGAAGAAGGTGGCCGGGGTGTTTCAGCTTTCTTGGTCGACGCGACGCTGCCGGGGATTTCACTCGGAAAGCCGGACAAGAAAATGGGCCAGAAAGGCGCACATACCTGCGATGTGATTTTTGATAATGTTCGGGTTCCGGCTGATGCGGTGATAGGCGGTAAGGAAGGTCAAGGTTTTAAAACTGCGATGAAAGTTCTAGACAGGGGCCGGTTGCACATCAGTGCCCTGAGTGTCGGAACGGCCAAACGCCTGATCGATGAGAGCCTCGCGTACGCCAATCAGCGTAAGCAGTTCGGCACAGAGATCGCTCAGTTTCAGCTGGTTCAGGCCATGCTAGCGGACAGTCAGACCGAGTACTACGCGGGCAAATGCATGGTTGAAGAAACCGCCCGCTCATACGATTCGGGTGCTGCCGTGTCGATGAACGCAGCCAGCTGCAAGCTCTATTGCACCGAAATGGTGGGCCGGGTAGCTGATCGAGCGGTGCAGGTTCACGGAGGGGCAGGTTACATCAGTGAATACTGTGTTGAGCGTTTCTATCGCGACGTTCGTCTGTTCCGCCTTTACGAAGGCACCTCTCAAATTCAACAGCTGGTTATTGCGAAACAAATGATCCGCGACCTCAATGGTGCAGCGTGA
- a CDS encoding CaiB/BaiF CoA-transferase family protein — protein MSGPLSGIRVLDLSRVMAGPWCTQILADLGAEVIKIERPGLGDDTRHWGPPWLKDEQGNPTQQSAYYLSANRGKHSVTVDIGKPEGQALIKELSAECDVLVENFKTGGLDKKGLGYSDLSAINPGLVYCSVTGFGHTGPMADYAGYDYLIQAQSGLMSITGAADGQPGAGPQRVGMAVADLTTGMNAVIAILSAIHHRSKTGEGQHIDMALLDVQVSWLANQALNYFCSGDVPGRTGEYHPNLAPYQPFPTEDGQVIVAVGNDGQFQRLCKAAGCPELAEDPRFSTNPQRVIHRQELVGKLCEYTRTRTSLDWMNCLAKVHVPCGPIQNIAEVFEDPQVKARNMKLELEHPELGKVPGIANPIKFSKTKQNYSKAPPLLGEDTDGVLQRILGKSADDLQALRAGGVL, from the coding sequence ATGTCTGGTCCCTTATCCGGTATTCGTGTTCTGGATTTGTCGCGTGTAATGGCCGGGCCCTGGTGTACCCAGATCCTGGCTGATCTGGGCGCCGAGGTCATCAAAATCGAGCGGCCTGGCCTGGGAGATGACACCCGTCACTGGGGGCCTCCTTGGCTGAAAGACGAGCAGGGTAACCCGACTCAACAATCGGCGTACTACCTGTCAGCCAATCGTGGTAAGCACTCGGTAACGGTGGACATCGGTAAACCTGAAGGGCAGGCACTGATTAAAGAGCTCTCGGCTGAGTGCGATGTACTGGTGGAGAATTTCAAAACAGGCGGTCTGGATAAAAAAGGTCTGGGTTATAGCGATCTATCCGCAATCAACCCTGGGTTGGTCTATTGCTCGGTCACCGGTTTTGGCCATACCGGCCCGATGGCAGACTACGCCGGATACGATTACCTGATTCAGGCCCAGTCCGGACTGATGAGCATCACCGGTGCCGCGGATGGGCAGCCAGGTGCCGGCCCGCAACGCGTCGGTATGGCCGTGGCGGATCTGACCACCGGTATGAATGCGGTAATCGCCATTCTATCTGCGATCCACCATCGGTCGAAAACGGGCGAAGGCCAACATATTGATATGGCCCTACTGGATGTGCAGGTCAGCTGGCTGGCCAATCAGGCCCTGAACTATTTCTGCAGCGGCGATGTGCCGGGGCGTACCGGTGAATATCATCCAAACCTAGCACCCTATCAGCCGTTCCCGACCGAGGACGGTCAGGTCATTGTTGCGGTGGGCAACGACGGGCAGTTCCAGCGGTTGTGCAAGGCTGCCGGTTGTCCCGAACTCGCGGAAGATCCACGGTTTTCTACCAACCCGCAGCGGGTCATTCATCGTCAGGAACTGGTCGGGAAATTGTGCGAATACACCCGGACCAGAACCAGCCTTGACTGGATGAATTGTCTGGCAAAGGTTCACGTCCCATGTGGCCCGATTCAGAACATTGCGGAAGTCTTCGAGGATCCGCAGGTTAAAGCACGGAACATGAAGCTGGAGCTCGAGCATCCTGAGCTGGGCAAGGTGCCGGGGATCGCCAATCCCATCAAGTTTTCAAAAACGAAACAGAATTATTCCAAAGCGCCTCCTTTATTGGGTGAAGATACCGATGGCGTACTTCAACGCATTCTAGGCAAGTCTGCGGATGACCTTCAGGCGTTACGCGCCGGTGGCGTTCTGTAA
- a CDS encoding 3-hydroxyacyl-CoA dehydrogenase NAD-binding domain-containing protein, with product MLVSYHRIDELGVITINNPPVNALSHGVRQGIFDAVAQAQEDDSKALVILCEGRTFVAGSDISEFGKPIQEPSLPQVNAAIESSSKPVIAAIHGNALGGGFELTLSCHYRCAVPSAFVGLPEVTLGLIPGAGGTQRVPRLVGVKPALDMMTSGQKISADNALAMGLIDRVLDDPLPEAAFAFARDCIVEGSPLPRIRDNHIPQDSFSSEDFEAYRNMLKKRKRGQEAPQSIVDCVEVAMAKPFEEGLTFERSRFVERTQSGQSAALRHVFFAERQAPKVLGLDKTVSPRAIKRVGIIGAGTMGGGIAMAFANTGIPVTLLELNQEGLDKGMALVARNYGVTVRKGKLSQEEAEARQALIDGSTDYQALASVDLVIEAVFESMDVKKQVFSRLDEVCKPGAILASNTSYLNINEIAAFTSRPQDVVGLHFFSPANVMRLLEVVRTDQTADDVIATAMALGKRISKVPVLSGVCYGFIGNRMLRQYAREAQLCMIEGAEPEQIDRALMDFGMAMGPLAVGDLAGLDIGYKARQALTDDQKGDPRSYCIADALVEMGRLGQKTGAGYYKYDPETRARSSDPAVLEVIEAQARKHGVVRRTFTDGEILDRHLLALVNEGFRILEEGIAQRPSDIDVVYLCGYGFPSYRGGPMFYAARRGLRDVYERLLALQKQTGEAHWAPASLLETLVLEGQSLDDWVATTN from the coding sequence ATGTTGGTTAGTTATCATCGTATCGACGAATTGGGTGTAATCACTATTAATAACCCGCCGGTGAATGCACTGTCTCATGGCGTACGTCAGGGCATTTTTGATGCTGTGGCCCAGGCCCAAGAAGATGACTCTAAAGCCTTGGTCATATTGTGTGAGGGGCGGACGTTTGTTGCAGGGTCCGACATCAGCGAATTTGGAAAACCGATACAGGAACCTTCTCTGCCCCAAGTGAATGCGGCGATTGAGTCCTCAAGCAAGCCGGTGATCGCGGCAATTCACGGTAACGCGCTGGGCGGCGGGTTTGAATTGACCCTTAGCTGTCATTATCGATGCGCCGTGCCTTCAGCTTTTGTTGGATTGCCGGAAGTGACACTGGGTCTGATTCCAGGTGCCGGTGGTACTCAGAGAGTGCCTCGACTTGTTGGTGTTAAGCCGGCGCTGGATATGATGACCAGTGGGCAAAAAATCAGTGCGGATAATGCTCTGGCGATGGGATTGATCGATCGGGTACTGGACGATCCGCTCCCCGAGGCCGCGTTTGCTTTTGCGAGAGATTGCATCGTGGAGGGCTCTCCTTTGCCGCGTATCCGCGATAACCACATTCCGCAGGATAGTTTCAGCTCTGAGGACTTTGAGGCATACCGCAATATGCTGAAAAAGCGAAAGCGAGGTCAGGAAGCTCCCCAGAGTATCGTCGATTGTGTGGAAGTGGCGATGGCCAAGCCGTTTGAGGAAGGCTTGACCTTTGAACGTTCTCGCTTCGTTGAACGCACTCAGTCTGGGCAATCTGCTGCGCTGCGCCACGTTTTCTTCGCCGAGCGTCAGGCTCCGAAGGTTTTGGGCCTCGATAAAACAGTGAGCCCTCGAGCCATCAAGCGGGTCGGTATTATTGGTGCTGGCACCATGGGTGGTGGAATCGCTATGGCTTTCGCCAACACGGGCATCCCCGTGACGCTGTTGGAGCTGAACCAAGAGGGTCTGGATAAGGGAATGGCTCTGGTTGCCAGAAATTATGGCGTTACCGTGCGTAAGGGCAAACTGTCGCAAGAAGAGGCCGAGGCACGTCAGGCATTGATTGACGGCAGTACCGACTACCAAGCATTGGCCAGCGTTGACCTGGTGATTGAAGCCGTTTTTGAAAGCATGGACGTCAAAAAACAGGTGTTCAGCCGTCTGGATGAGGTCTGTAAGCCCGGCGCGATTCTGGCCAGCAATACCTCGTATCTGAATATCAACGAGATTGCTGCCTTTACCTCCCGTCCACAGGATGTTGTGGGCCTGCACTTTTTTAGCCCTGCGAATGTCATGCGTTTGCTGGAAGTGGTGCGCACAGATCAAACAGCGGACGATGTGATTGCCACTGCGATGGCGCTGGGTAAACGCATCAGTAAAGTGCCGGTCCTGTCTGGCGTTTGCTATGGGTTTATTGGCAACAGAATGCTTCGGCAATACGCACGCGAGGCACAGCTGTGCATGATTGAGGGTGCTGAGCCTGAGCAGATCGATAGAGCTCTGATGGATTTTGGCATGGCAATGGGGCCTCTGGCCGTTGGTGATTTGGCGGGCTTGGACATTGGTTATAAGGCGCGCCAAGCACTCACCGATGATCAGAAAGGTGATCCTCGTAGCTATTGCATTGCCGATGCCCTCGTGGAAATGGGCCGGCTGGGTCAGAAAACAGGGGCTGGCTACTATAAATACGACCCTGAAACCCGAGCCCGCTCTTCGGACCCGGCCGTTCTGGAGGTTATTGAAGCCCAGGCACGCAAGCACGGAGTGGTGCGTCGTACCTTTACGGATGGGGAAATTCTCGACCGGCATTTGTTGGCTTTGGTCAACGAGGGTTTCCGGATATTAGAGGAGGGCATTGCCCAGCGCCCGAGCGATATTGATGTGGTCTATCTGTGTGGCTATGGCTTCCCGTCATATCGGGGAGGGCCAATGTTTTACGCAGCTCGCAGAGGGCTTAGAGATGTTTATGAGCGCCTGCTTGCTCTCCAAAAGCAAACGGGAGAAGCACACTGGGCGCCCGCATCACTGCTTGAAACGTTGGTTCTGGAGGGCCAGAGCCTGGATGATTGGGTGGCAACAACGAATTAA
- a CDS encoding IclR family transcriptional regulator C-terminal domain-containing protein encodes MSQKEIDVHKADKEFMSTFARGLQLIRSFGTDTPSMTLSAVAEKNQLSRAAARRFLLTLQKLGYVSLEDKKFRLTAKVLELGYSYLASLDFSDTITPFMEEVTYQLGESCSALVLDGLDIVYVARIPRRGLIPLNLQIGARLPAYATSGGRVLMSALANPELEDLLQKTQFEKLTAYTKGPDELRQELEKIRTNGYAIVDQELELGMRALAVPVLDRRGQARFALNSSSHVSSVSLDRIVDEYVPIMQNAARKIAEVLP; translated from the coding sequence GTGAGTCAGAAAGAAATCGATGTTCATAAGGCCGACAAAGAGTTTATGTCGACGTTCGCTCGAGGACTCCAACTCATTCGGTCTTTTGGCACTGACACGCCTTCCATGACACTGTCAGCGGTTGCGGAAAAAAACCAGTTGTCGCGAGCGGCTGCCCGACGGTTTTTGCTGACATTGCAAAAGCTCGGTTATGTCTCGCTGGAGGACAAAAAGTTTCGTTTGACCGCCAAGGTGCTCGAACTTGGCTACTCCTATCTCGCATCACTGGATTTTTCCGATACCATCACGCCTTTTATGGAAGAGGTGACCTATCAATTGGGTGAATCCTGCTCCGCACTGGTGCTGGATGGCCTTGATATTGTTTACGTCGCTCGAATTCCTCGGCGTGGTTTGATCCCCCTTAACCTGCAGATCGGTGCCAGGTTGCCAGCGTATGCAACGTCCGGTGGGCGCGTATTGATGTCGGCATTAGCGAATCCCGAGTTGGAAGATCTACTCCAAAAGACTCAGTTCGAAAAACTGACCGCTTATACCAAAGGGCCCGATGAGCTTCGCCAGGAACTGGAGAAAATCCGCACCAATGGCTACGCCATCGTAGATCAGGAGTTGGAGCTAGGCATGCGTGCGCTGGCCGTGCCAGTGCTCGATCGACGCGGTCAGGCACGATTTGCGTTGAACTCGAGTAGTCATGTCAGCTCCGTTTCCCTGGATCGAATTGTCGATGAATACGTTCCGATCATGCAGAATGCCGCCCGAAAAATTGCCGAAGTCCTGCCCTAA
- a CDS encoding tripartite tricarboxylate transporter substrate binding protein produces MKFRLTRSILCAVGAACVALGSTAQADEWPEDNIRLVVPYSAGGTTDLLSRKVADLLQRELNTVIVENRPGAGSTVATGQLARGGRGSDHMLLMASPGHTIGAAIYPNLRYDPVEDFVFVRNVINIPNVMVVPGDSPYNTVAEFVEAAREQELSFSSPGIGSSIHMSGELFKNLTKSNLVHVPFRGSGEALPALLAGDVDVAFENMPTVYPHIQSGKLKALAVTTPNESEFLPGVPAMQKAGEGYGLENYETSAWFGLIAHKSFPEDGLATLQKALDTMMSGEDFQKFLPQFGAVAGTEAGDDFRQFVQDELAKWSEVAEQANLKR; encoded by the coding sequence ATGAAATTTCGTTTAACGCGCTCGATCTTGTGTGCTGTGGGTGCGGCGTGCGTGGCTCTGGGTAGCACAGCTCAGGCAGATGAGTGGCCTGAGGACAACATCCGTTTGGTGGTCCCATACTCCGCAGGCGGCACAACCGACCTGCTATCTCGAAAAGTAGCGGACCTGCTGCAACGCGAATTGAACACCGTTATTGTGGAAAACCGTCCAGGTGCGGGCTCTACCGTTGCCACTGGTCAGTTGGCCCGAGGCGGGCGTGGCTCTGACCATATGTTGCTTATGGCGTCACCGGGCCATACCATCGGTGCAGCGATTTATCCAAACCTCCGTTACGATCCCGTTGAAGATTTCGTGTTTGTCCGCAACGTGATCAATATTCCGAACGTCATGGTGGTTCCGGGCGACAGCCCCTACAACACCGTTGCCGAATTCGTCGAAGCCGCACGTGAGCAAGAGCTGTCATTCAGTTCCCCTGGTATCGGTAGCTCTATTCATATGTCCGGTGAGCTGTTTAAAAACCTGACGAAATCCAACCTTGTGCACGTGCCCTTCCGTGGGTCAGGTGAAGCCTTGCCTGCCCTTTTGGCGGGTGACGTAGATGTTGCTTTCGAAAACATGCCGACGGTGTACCCTCACATTCAGTCCGGCAAGCTCAAGGCCTTGGCGGTCACAACACCCAACGAATCTGAATTCCTGCCGGGTGTTCCAGCAATGCAAAAGGCTGGCGAAGGCTACGGATTGGAAAACTACGAAACCTCAGCGTGGTTTGGTCTGATTGCCCATAAATCTTTCCCGGAAGATGGGTTGGCTACGCTTCAGAAAGCGCTGGACACTATGATGTCAGGCGAAGACTTTCAGAAGTTCTTGCCGCAGTTTGGTGCGGTTGCCGGCACGGAAGCGGGTGATGATTTCCGCCAGTTTGTTCAGGATGAGTTGGCGAAATGGTCTGAAGTGGCGGAGCAGGCGAACCTGAAACGCTGA
- a CDS encoding tripartite tricarboxylate transporter TctB family protein: METSETHSVKAAASHHGRLNPNSMLGGAFCILAAVFLFYVVPTHINMPPYMQNALLSPRFLPQVAGWLVFSLSFLLMIDGIMKPPKRAESDDLRRGVPLTRQALLLAAGVIYAIFFEELGAMGSGMLASAFLFLASDLRGLRIYALAIVFPVVVTLLFIYVLNVPLPVGTLWEMIFQI; the protein is encoded by the coding sequence ATGGAAACATCTGAGACTCACTCCGTCAAAGCCGCGGCGAGCCATCATGGTCGCTTGAATCCCAATTCGATGCTGGGTGGGGCTTTCTGCATCTTGGCAGCAGTCTTTCTGTTTTATGTGGTTCCTACCCATATCAACATGCCCCCCTACATGCAGAATGCGTTGCTTTCGCCACGGTTTCTGCCTCAGGTTGCCGGCTGGTTGGTATTTAGCCTGTCATTTCTTCTGATGATTGACGGAATAATGAAGCCACCCAAACGCGCTGAGTCTGACGATCTTCGGCGCGGTGTGCCGCTGACCCGACAAGCCCTACTTCTGGCAGCCGGAGTCATTTATGCGATCTTTTTTGAAGAATTGGGGGCCATGGGAAGCGGCATGCTTGCCAGCGCGTTCTTGTTTCTCGCCAGCGATCTCCGTGGACTTAGGATTTACGCATTGGCGATTGTCTTTCCGGTGGTTGTGACGCTGCTCTTTATCTACGTGCTGAATGTCCCACTTCCCGTTGGAACACTTTGGGAAATGATCTTCCAGATCTGA
- a CDS encoding tripartite tricarboxylate transporter permease produces the protein MMENISEVLTLFLSVDNFLAIAAGVLIGVVVGAIPGLTATMAVALALPFTFSMEPVTAILLLVGIYKGGMYGGSITAILIRTPGSPAAACTLLDGYPMAQQGQAKKALKTALYSSVVADLISNVALIFFAGYLAKIALNFGPPEYFWLICFSLTIIVSVSGTSVIKGLIAAGLGVIVSTVGLDAVYGTQRLTFDNYNLMDRVSFIPLLIGLFAIPEVIEFYTSKVAPHIRTAVTGASLTWKEFKGSLKTIIRGSIIGVIIGAIPGTGATSAAFISYSEARRTSPRKANFGKGEVEGVAAAEAGNNGVAGATLIPLLSLGIPGDVITAIILGAFMIHGLTPGPVLFQENLPLVYALFCGILVSSFVLVFVGNAAIRYFSLIADIPKTILLPIVLMFCIYGAYAVNNNTFDIGLMLAFGVMGFIFNRTGIAAAPFLIGFILGPMFEDNLRRTILISKGDPSIFYRGPITWVFILLTAASLIFAVHRYWASRKEELAAE, from the coding sequence ATGATGGAAAATATTTCAGAAGTCTTAACGCTTTTTCTGAGCGTCGATAATTTTCTTGCAATCGCGGCCGGCGTTCTGATCGGGGTCGTGGTGGGCGCTATTCCTGGCCTGACCGCTACAATGGCGGTCGCGCTGGCTCTACCCTTTACCTTTTCCATGGAACCGGTAACCGCCATTCTGCTACTGGTGGGTATCTATAAAGGTGGAATGTACGGCGGCTCTATCACGGCCATTCTGATCCGTACCCCCGGATCGCCGGCGGCAGCCTGCACGTTGCTGGACGGTTATCCCATGGCCCAACAGGGTCAAGCTAAAAAAGCATTGAAAACGGCGCTTTATTCCTCGGTTGTTGCGGATTTGATTTCGAATGTCGCGTTGATCTTCTTTGCTGGGTATCTGGCCAAGATCGCGCTGAATTTCGGGCCGCCTGAGTATTTTTGGCTGATCTGTTTTTCTCTTACGATTATTGTTTCGGTCTCGGGCACCTCAGTGATCAAAGGGCTTATCGCTGCTGGGCTCGGTGTTATCGTCTCCACCGTCGGGCTTGATGCGGTATACGGCACTCAGCGGCTGACCTTTGATAACTACAATCTGATGGATCGAGTGTCGTTCATTCCGTTATTGATCGGTCTGTTCGCTATTCCTGAAGTTATCGAGTTTTATACGTCCAAAGTGGCACCGCATATACGCACGGCGGTGACCGGAGCCTCCCTGACGTGGAAAGAATTTAAGGGCTCCCTGAAAACAATTATTCGGGGTAGCATCATCGGTGTCATTATCGGTGCGATTCCGGGCACGGGCGCCACGTCTGCGGCATTCATCTCCTATAGTGAAGCCCGTAGAACATCGCCTCGCAAAGCCAACTTCGGGAAAGGTGAGGTTGAGGGTGTTGCCGCCGCTGAGGCCGGCAACAACGGCGTCGCAGGTGCCACGCTGATTCCTCTATTGTCGCTTGGGATCCCGGGTGATGTGATCACTGCGATTATCCTCGGAGCTTTCATGATTCATGGCCTGACGCCAGGCCCAGTCCTGTTCCAGGAAAATCTGCCTTTGGTTTACGCGTTGTTTTGCGGCATCCTGGTGAGCTCCTTTGTTCTTGTGTTTGTGGGAAATGCAGCGATTCGGTATTTCTCTTTGATTGCGGATATACCGAAAACCATACTGCTCCCCATTGTTTTGATGTTTTGTATCTATGGTGCATACGCCGTCAATAACAATACATTTGATATCGGTCTGATGCTGGCGTTCGGGGTTATGGGGTTCATTTTCAATCGCACCGGCATTGCTGCGGCGCCCTTCCTGATCGGTTTTATTCTGGGGCCGATGTTCGAGGACAATTTGAGGCGAACCATCCTAATCAGTAAAGGTGATCCTTCGATTTTCTACCGAGGCCCGATCACTTGGGTGTTTATACTCCTTACCGCGGCATCTCTGATCTTTGCTGTGCACCGTTACTGGGCTTCCAGAAAGGAAGAACTCGCTGCCGAGTGA
- the nhaB gene encoding sodium/proton antiporter NhaB: protein MPKTVISGFSQNFLGNAPVWYKQVILLFLIANPIVMYVFGPGVAGWLLIAEFIFTLAMALKCYPLLPGGLLAIEALLIGLTTADAVYSEVLTNFPVILLLMFMVAGIYFMKELLLVTFTQILVGVRSKSALSLLFCIAAAILSAFLDALTVTAVIISVAVGFYSVYHKVASGKGYQQKDHNANSDAEVVELHREDLENFRAFLRSLLMHGAIGTALGGVATMVGEPQNLLIAKVVGWDFVEFFVHMAPVSLPVLVAGLCTCWALEKLRWFGYGGRLPKPVRRVLEEFAENERTSRTASDKAALWVQAAAAVVLVLGLALHIAEVGLIGLLVIILITSFTGVIDEHKIGKAFQESLPFTSLLVVFFAVVAVIHEQHLFKPIIDYVLSLPESQQPGMFFLANGILSMISDNVFVATVYISEVKQALDSGSISYEHFQTLAVAINTGTNLPSVATPNGQAAFLFLLTSAIAPLVRLSYGKMVIMAFPYTLVMGGVGLYMVTSAF, encoded by the coding sequence ATGCCCAAAACCGTGATCTCCGGCTTTAGCCAGAATTTCCTCGGCAACGCCCCCGTTTGGTACAAACAAGTCATCCTGTTGTTTTTAATTGCCAATCCCATCGTAATGTACGTGTTCGGGCCGGGCGTTGCGGGCTGGTTATTGATTGCTGAGTTTATCTTCACGCTGGCGATGGCCCTCAAGTGTTACCCATTGCTGCCGGGCGGGTTACTGGCGATCGAAGCCTTGTTGATCGGACTGACCACGGCCGATGCGGTTTACAGCGAAGTGCTCACTAACTTCCCGGTTATTCTGCTGCTGATGTTTATGGTGGCGGGCATCTACTTCATGAAGGAGCTGTTGCTGGTTACCTTCACCCAAATTCTGGTGGGCGTGCGGTCAAAATCCGCACTCTCATTACTCTTCTGTATTGCCGCCGCGATTTTGTCCGCATTTTTGGACGCACTCACAGTAACGGCGGTGATCATCAGTGTTGCGGTCGGGTTTTACTCGGTGTACCACAAAGTGGCTTCCGGCAAGGGCTATCAACAGAAAGATCACAACGCCAATAGCGATGCCGAAGTTGTCGAGTTGCACCGGGAAGATCTTGAAAACTTTCGGGCCTTCCTGCGCAGCCTGCTGATGCACGGTGCTATCGGTACCGCACTCGGTGGTGTGGCCACCATGGTTGGGGAGCCTCAAAACCTGCTGATCGCGAAAGTGGTAGGTTGGGATTTTGTGGAGTTCTTCGTGCACATGGCCCCGGTGAGCTTGCCGGTTCTGGTTGCTGGCTTGTGCACCTGCTGGGCACTGGAGAAACTGCGTTGGTTTGGTTACGGCGGCCGATTGCCGAAACCCGTGCGCCGAGTGTTGGAAGAATTTGCTGAAAACGAGCGCACCAGCCGCACCGCTTCCGATAAAGCAGCACTCTGGGTTCAGGCCGCGGCGGCGGTGGTGCTGGTACTGGGGCTTGCGCTGCACATTGCTGAAGTGGGCCTGATTGGTCTGCTGGTGATCATTCTTATCACCTCGTTCACCGGCGTGATCGATGAACACAAAATCGGCAAAGCCTTCCAGGAATCCCTACCGTTTACCTCGTTACTGGTGGTGTTCTTCGCCGTGGTGGCCGTGATCCATGAACAGCACCTGTTCAAACCCATTATCGACTACGTTCTGAGCCTGCCGGAAAGCCAGCAGCCGGGTATGTTCTTCCTCGCCAATGGCATCTTGTCCATGATCAGCGACAACGTGTTTGTGGCGACGGTATACATCAGTGAAGTGAAGCAGGCGCTGGATAGTGGCAGCATCAGTTACGAGCACTTCCAGACGTTAGCCGTGGCCATCAACACCGGCACCAACCTGCCCAGCGTGGCAACGCCTAATGGCCAGGCAGCGTTCCTGTTCCTGCTCACTTCGGCCATCGCACCGCTGGTACGTTTGTCTTACGGCAAAATGGTGATCATGGCGTTCCCCTACACATTGGTGATGGGCGGTGTTGGGTTGTATATGGTCACCAGCGCTTTCTGA
- a CDS encoding transporter substrate-binding domain-containing protein, whose protein sequence is MQAETIQHAGSDARTLRVAYMEFPPVTYQNAFGEPEGEMVGITRKVAKEAGYELKFLYLPVSRAYLYLKNGSIDFALGLTEVPTLNGAVIDSEINLVSVVLSAWYREGQAPLTGIDDLRDQVVILVNGFTYGGLRSWLERQDDIRITDAPNHRSAIDMLKRGRGDYLLDYRDPVREELMRFSDALIQETEIRTRTGAWLFSAAIPEAQTLKAEFDAAYHRLAERGELSPADTGDIATLLQGFPTP, encoded by the coding sequence GTGCAAGCAGAAACTATCCAGCACGCCGGTTCCGACGCCCGCACCCTGCGCGTGGCTTATATGGAATTTCCGCCGGTTACCTACCAGAATGCGTTTGGAGAGCCAGAGGGCGAGATGGTGGGTATAACGCGTAAAGTAGCCAAAGAAGCGGGCTACGAGCTGAAATTTCTGTACCTTCCCGTTAGCCGCGCCTATCTCTACCTGAAAAACGGCAGCATCGATTTCGCGTTAGGTTTAACCGAAGTTCCTACACTGAACGGTGCGGTGATTGACAGCGAAATCAACCTGGTTTCCGTTGTCTTGAGTGCTTGGTATCGGGAAGGCCAAGCGCCGTTAACAGGCATAGACGATTTACGCGATCAGGTGGTGATACTGGTCAACGGGTTTACGTACGGTGGCCTTCGGTCGTGGCTGGAGCGGCAGGACGACATCCGCATAACCGATGCTCCCAATCACCGCTCGGCCATTGATATGCTCAAGCGCGGCCGTGGCGATTATCTGTTGGATTACCGTGATCCGGTGCGGGAAGAATTGATGAGGTTTTCGGATGCGCTGATCCAGGAAACCGAAATCCGAACCCGAACGGGGGCTTGGTTGTTTTCGGCAGCCATACCCGAGGCGCAAACCCTTAAGGCCGAATTTGATGCGGCCTATCACCGTTTGGCAGAGCGAGGCGAGTTGTCGCCGGCCGACACGGGTGACATAGCTACCCTGCTGCAAGGTTTTCCTACGCCCTAA